In the genome of Dehalogenimonas sp. THU2, the window GACCGGTTTCTTCTCAACAGTTGCTTTTTTAGTCATATCTGAATAATCTCCGTCTGACAAACTGAACTGGCATTATATCACGACCGCGCCCCGAAGCCAAGGATCCTGTTTTTTCAACCATGACATCAATCAAAAGGAAACGATTACCCGAAAGGTTGAACAACAAGGAGGAATCAAAGACCTAATAATTAGGAGCACTGAAGCGGAGGTTTTTGAAAAATTCAGCATAAATGCTTAGACGTAAAATATGGTTTACGTTCATTTTGTTAAGCCATGGGGTATTGACACGCCAGCAAAAAGCCCTTATAATAAGTGAAAAGTTAGGGAATAATAAGGAAATAGTAAGGAGGTCCCGGAACTATGTGGTTAGTAATTGGTCTTCTCCTCGGCGCGGCTCTCATCTGGCTGGTCAGCCTCATGAAGGGCAAAGGCATCAGCATGAAGTGGTACGAATGGATCATCGGTCTCATCGGTGTGGCCATGCTCCTCTTCACCGTCCAGAACTACTTCGGTTCGCTGGCTGAACTGGAACCCACCGCCGCCAACATGTTCCTCCTGGTCACCGGCCTGCCCGCCATAATCCTGCTGGCCGTAACTTGGCAGCTGGTCGTCCGCCACAAGAACGCCTAAACCCAAACAATTTAATATCGTCCCACAGAGGGGGAGTCGAGAGACTCCCCCTTCTTTTTTACCTCAAAAGCAGGGTTGAGACTATAGTCTAAGACCTGGTCGCCAATTCGGCCACCAGGAGGTCTATGGACATCGTCTCGTCCATACGGCCGGTCTTGGCGGCAATATCAGCTTCGAGGAGTTGCCTGTAAATGTCTTTGAAACGGTCGATAGAGAACCGTCCTGCCTGATCTAAAGCTTTCTTCCAGACAAAATCCGCGTTGAGGCCCAAACGACGTCTGATTTCCATATCTTTCTCACCGCGACTTTTCAGGTCTTTGATCTGAATTACCAGCCGGAGTTGCCGAGCCAGCATGGAAAGGACATAACCCGCGGAGAAGCCGCTGGCCTTGAGACTT includes:
- a CDS encoding dehalogenase; this translates as MWLVIGLLLGAALIWLVSLMKGKGISMKWYEWIIGLIGVAMLLFTVQNYFGSLAELEPTAANMFLLVTGLPAIILLAVTWQLVVRHKNA